A stretch of the Porifericola rhodea genome encodes the following:
- a CDS encoding VCBS repeat-containing protein: MAKNLLHTSLFALLVALSCILPSCKQNTSDQLFSRMPSHQTGIEFTNVLRETEDFNVMKYGYFYNGGGVAVGDINNDNLPDIYLSGNLVASKLYINLGNWQFKDVTEEAGVAAAGLWNTGVSMADVNGDGWLDIYVSRSAAQAPAKRKNLLFINQGVNSDKQPAFKEMAEAYGLADQGYTTQTAFFDYDRDGDLDAYVLNHSVQEYAGFSHLSAQQKLRTNSTLGDKLYRNDMEEGAEHPLFTDVSKEAGIIQNVLGFGLGISITDVNTDGWYDIYISNDYNEEDYLYINQQDGTFAESLRQYMNHVSLFSMGSDAADINNDALPDLISLDMLPESNERIKMSLGPENYDKYQRLINSGFHYQTMRNMLQLNNGNNTFSEVGQMAGVSSSDWSWAALIADYDLDGWKDIFVSNGYARNYLDMDFMNYVVSEQVKNQRAKAEVEIMGLVKNMPSIDVPNYLYQNQKGIRFKNMASDWGLAENTQSNGAAYADFDNDGDLDLIVNNVNEEVYVYQNNSESLTKNHFLKVRLSGSTLNSLGIGAKVYLYSAGESQYQEMMTSRGFQSSVHHELVFGLGNKPNIDSLKVIWPDGKEQTLQALQANQTICLSYQEAKTQPKTKPADRQTAYFTPVPNRLGIDFKHQENTFLDFKRDKQLPYGISNLGPAVAKGDINGDGYEDLFLGGAKGQSAQLYLQSAQGYFSRDTNTPFEVHALSEDTDALFFDADLDNDLDLYVVSGGSDFQTDDPALQDRLYLNDGNGKFRLAQNQLPEMLSSGATVSVADLDNDGDPDLFVGGRLVPGRYPSTPQSYLLQNNGEGQFIDITQSFAPELSQVGMVSDAQFEDIDQDGFVDLIFLGEWMPIQIYRNNNGSQLQAQEMPTLSQSHGWWNTLYASDFDQDGDTDFIAGNFGSNHLYHVNNGEPARMIYKDFDNNGSIDPIFTHYLEGEEVFAYSKDELLGQIISLKKQFSDYKSFSKTLPKDFFTKEQLQGADTLYAYLLESVYLENESGTLQIKALPDAAQLSPTYAIHALDINQDNQADPVLAGNQSLSRVSTGRYDANFGVALDNQKGTFLPISYAKSGLSVRGDVRAIFSMHIKQQEHLFFVKNNDSLEVYQIAANKPPL; the protein is encoded by the coding sequence ATGGCAAAAAATTTACTACACACCTCACTATTCGCTCTATTAGTAGCACTTTCTTGCATTTTGCCTTCCTGTAAGCAGAATACAAGCGATCAGCTTTTTAGCAGAATGCCCTCACACCAAACCGGCATAGAGTTTACGAATGTGCTGCGAGAAACCGAAGATTTTAATGTGATGAAATACGGCTACTTCTATAATGGTGGTGGCGTAGCTGTAGGCGATATTAACAACGACAACTTACCAGATATCTACCTCAGCGGTAACCTGGTAGCCAGTAAGCTTTATATCAACCTAGGCAACTGGCAATTTAAAGATGTTACCGAAGAAGCCGGTGTAGCCGCAGCAGGTCTGTGGAATACAGGTGTAAGTATGGCCGATGTAAACGGTGATGGCTGGCTAGACATATACGTTAGCCGTTCAGCAGCACAGGCTCCTGCTAAAAGAAAAAACTTACTGTTTATTAATCAGGGGGTAAATAGCGATAAGCAGCCTGCTTTTAAAGAGATGGCAGAAGCTTATGGACTCGCAGACCAGGGCTATACCACCCAAACCGCTTTTTTTGATTATGACCGAGATGGAGACCTGGATGCCTACGTACTTAATCATTCTGTGCAGGAGTACGCGGGTTTCAGCCATTTGTCAGCCCAACAAAAGTTGCGAACTAACAGTACGCTTGGCGATAAACTTTATCGCAACGATATGGAGGAAGGAGCTGAACACCCTCTTTTTACTGACGTAAGCAAGGAGGCCGGCATTATCCAGAATGTGCTGGGCTTTGGTCTGGGCATCAGTATTACGGATGTAAATACAGACGGCTGGTACGATATCTACATCTCCAACGACTATAATGAAGAAGACTACCTCTACATTAATCAGCAGGATGGCACTTTTGCCGAGTCACTTCGCCAGTACATGAACCATGTTTCCCTTTTCTCTATGGGTTCCGATGCTGCTGACATTAACAACGATGCTCTGCCCGACCTGATAAGTTTGGATATGTTGCCCGAAAGCAATGAGCGTATTAAAATGTCGTTGGGGCCGGAAAACTACGATAAGTATCAGCGGCTGATTAATAGCGGCTTTCACTATCAGACTATGCGAAACATGCTTCAACTTAACAATGGCAACAATACTTTTAGCGAAGTAGGACAAATGGCGGGTGTCTCCAGCAGTGACTGGAGCTGGGCGGCTCTCATCGCAGACTATGACCTGGATGGATGGAAAGACATTTTTGTTAGTAACGGCTATGCACGTAATTATCTGGATATGGATTTTATGAACTATGTTGTAAGTGAGCAGGTCAAGAACCAGCGGGCTAAAGCAGAAGTTGAAATAATGGGTTTGGTAAAAAATATGCCATCCATAGATGTACCCAACTACCTATACCAAAACCAGAAAGGAATCCGCTTTAAAAATATGGCCTCAGACTGGGGGCTGGCAGAAAACACACAGTCAAACGGAGCAGCCTATGCAGACTTTGACAATGATGGAGATTTAGACCTCATCGTCAATAATGTAAATGAAGAGGTGTACGTGTACCAGAACAATAGCGAAAGCTTAACTAAAAACCATTTTTTGAAAGTTCGTTTGTCGGGTTCAACACTAAATTCTTTAGGTATAGGCGCTAAAGTTTATTTATACTCAGCAGGAGAATCACAGTATCAGGAGATGATGACAAGCAGGGGGTTTCAGTCTTCTGTTCATCATGAGCTAGTTTTTGGCCTGGGCAATAAGCCTAATATAGACAGCCTTAAAGTAATCTGGCCTGACGGAAAAGAACAGACACTGCAAGCTTTACAAGCCAACCAGACGATTTGCCTGTCATATCAGGAGGCTAAAACACAGCCCAAGACAAAACCCGCGGACAGGCAAACAGCTTATTTTACTCCTGTTCCAAATAGATTAGGCATAGATTTTAAGCACCAGGAAAACACTTTTCTGGACTTTAAAAGAGATAAACAACTGCCTTACGGTATCTCTAACCTCGGTCCGGCAGTGGCTAAAGGCGATATAAACGGTGATGGGTACGAAGATCTGTTTTTAGGAGGGGCCAAAGGTCAGAGCGCCCAATTATATTTGCAATCCGCACAGGGATATTTTAGCAGAGATACGAATACTCCCTTTGAGGTACATGCCTTGTCTGAAGATACTGATGCCCTGTTTTTTGATGCTGACCTGGATAACGACCTGGACCTGTATGTGGTAAGTGGTGGCAGTGATTTTCAAACTGATGATCCTGCTCTGCAAGACAGGCTTTACCTGAACGATGGTAATGGAAAATTCCGCCTTGCTCAAAATCAGCTGCCTGAAATGTTAAGCAGTGGAGCTACTGTAAGCGTTGCAGACTTAGATAATGATGGTGATCCTGATTTGTTTGTGGGAGGGCGACTGGTACCGGGCAGATACCCAAGTACTCCCCAAAGCTATCTACTTCAGAATAACGGAGAAGGGCAGTTTATCGATATTACCCAGAGCTTTGCTCCTGAGCTATCGCAAGTAGGTATGGTTAGCGATGCGCAATTTGAAGATATTGATCAGGATGGATTTGTGGACCTTATATTTCTTGGAGAGTGGATGCCTATACAGATTTATCGCAACAATAATGGCAGCCAGCTTCAAGCACAAGAAATGCCTACTCTCTCGCAATCACATGGCTGGTGGAATACACTCTATGCCTCAGACTTTGACCAGGATGGAGATACCGACTTTATTGCCGGCAACTTTGGGAGTAATCATCTTTATCATGTTAACAATGGTGAGCCAGCCCGTATGATATATAAAGACTTTGATAACAATGGCTCTATTGACCCTATCTTTACACATTATCTTGAAGGAGAAGAGGTCTTTGCCTACAGTAAAGATGAGCTCTTAGGGCAGATTATCTCTCTAAAAAAACAGTTTTCTGACTATAAGTCTTTTTCAAAGACTTTGCCCAAAGACTTTTTCACCAAAGAGCAGTTGCAAGGCGCTGATACGCTTTATGCTTATTTACTTGAATCTGTTTATCTGGAAAATGAAAGCGGCACTTTACAAATAAAGGCCCTACCAGATGCTGCACAGCTTTCACCTACCTATGCCATCCATGCCTTAGATATCAATCAAGACAATCAAGCAGATCCGGTGCTGGCCGGAAATCAGTCTTTAAGCAGAGTAAGTACAGGTAGGTATGATGCTAACTTTGGCGTAGCTTTAGACAACCAAAAAGGCACTTTTTTGCCTATTAGCTATGCAAAGAGTGGTTTGTCTGTAAGAGGTGATGTAAGAGCGATCTTCAGCATGCACATCAAACAACAGGAACATCTGTTTTTTGTAAAAAACAATGATAGCCTGGAAGTTTACCAGATAGCAGCAAACAAGCCTCCACTGTAG
- a CDS encoding enoyl-ACP reductase FabI: MASNLLAGKKGIIFGALDENSIAWKVALKAREEGATFTLTNAPIALRMGKINELAEQCEAKVIPADATSVEDLEKLYQESMDTLGGKLDFVLHAIGMSPNVRKGRDYGNLNYDWFQKTLDISALSFHKVLQTAEKLDVMNEWGSILALSYIAAQRTFPDYSDMAQAKAMLESIARSYGYRFAKSKKVRVNTISQSPTKTTAGTGISGFDVFYDYANKMSPLGNATGEDCANYVVAMFSDLTRMVTMQNLMHDGGFSSSGITEELIADLTK, from the coding sequence ATGGCTTCTAACTTATTAGCTGGAAAGAAAGGCATCATCTTCGGTGCCCTGGATGAAAACTCAATCGCATGGAAAGTTGCTCTGAAAGCTCGTGAAGAAGGCGCAACTTTTACACTTACCAATGCCCCTATCGCACTACGGATGGGTAAAATTAATGAGTTAGCTGAACAATGCGAGGCTAAAGTAATACCAGCGGATGCTACTTCGGTAGAAGATCTGGAAAAGTTATATCAGGAATCTATGGACACATTGGGAGGCAAATTAGACTTTGTGTTGCATGCTATTGGTATGAGCCCTAATGTACGTAAAGGTCGCGATTACGGTAACCTAAACTACGATTGGTTCCAGAAAACATTAGATATATCCGCCCTATCTTTTCACAAAGTATTGCAAACGGCTGAAAAACTGGATGTAATGAACGAATGGGGTTCAATTCTGGCCCTTTCATACATTGCCGCACAGCGTACCTTCCCTGACTATAGCGATATGGCACAGGCAAAAGCAATGTTAGAGTCCATTGCTCGCAGCTACGGATACCGCTTTGCCAAGTCTAAAAAAGTAAGAGTGAATACTATCTCTCAGTCGCCTACCAAAACTACAGCAGGTACAGGCATTTCTGGCTTCGACGTATTCTACGATTATGCTAATAAAATGTCTCCTCTGGGAAATGCCACTGGCGAAGACTGTGCAAACTACGTAGTAGCCATGTTCTCTGATCTTACCCGTATGGTTACTATGCAAAACTTAATGCACGATGGCGGTTTCTCTTCTTCTGGTATTACAGAAGAGCTTATTGCTGACCTGACTAAGTAA
- the ispE gene encoding 4-(cytidine 5'-diphospho)-2-C-methyl-D-erythritol kinase: MVVFPNAKINIGLNILRKRPDGYHDIASCFMPVGFTDILEIVESKKFGFSSSGLSIPGEEKNNLCIKAYKLLQKDFNLPQVKIHLHKVIPIGAGLGGGSSDASFTLKCLDQMFGLFLDDYLLEEYAAKLGSDCPFFIQNRTVMAYGTGNEFEEISLSLKDKFILLVTPPIHVATAEAYAGIQPKPDAHPLKDTLENKPLEAWKELVNNAFELSIFSKYPAIAEIKDKLYEAGASYASMSGSGATVYGIFEAPVDTQELFPQDYTLWRSPEHY, encoded by the coding sequence GTGGTTGTTTTTCCTAACGCTAAAATTAACATAGGGCTAAACATACTTCGTAAAAGGCCTGATGGTTACCACGATATTGCTTCCTGTTTTATGCCTGTGGGCTTTACTGATATTCTGGAGATTGTAGAGAGCAAAAAGTTTGGTTTTAGCAGTAGTGGTCTTTCTATACCCGGAGAAGAGAAAAATAACCTTTGCATTAAAGCCTACAAGCTTCTACAAAAGGACTTCAATCTGCCGCAGGTTAAAATTCATTTGCACAAGGTAATTCCAATTGGAGCCGGGCTGGGAGGAGGATCCTCAGATGCCTCCTTTACGCTCAAGTGTCTGGATCAAATGTTTGGCCTTTTTTTGGATGACTATCTGCTTGAAGAGTATGCCGCCAAATTAGGAAGTGACTGTCCTTTTTTTATTCAGAACAGAACGGTAATGGCATACGGAACAGGCAATGAGTTTGAAGAGATATCACTTTCGCTGAAAGATAAGTTTATCCTGCTTGTAACCCCTCCTATACATGTAGCCACAGCAGAAGCTTATGCAGGTATACAACCCAAACCTGATGCTCACCCCCTTAAAGATACGCTGGAAAACAAACCCCTTGAAGCATGGAAAGAACTTGTGAACAATGCTTTTGAGCTCAGCATTTTTTCTAAATATCCAGCTATAGCAGAGATCAAAGATAAGCTTTATGAGGCTGGAGCTAGCTATGCCAGCATGAGTGGTAGTGGCGCTACGGTTTATGGTATATTTGAAGCTCCAGTAGATACGCAAGAGTTATTTCCTCAGGACTATACCTTATGGCGTAGCCCTGAGCACTATTAA
- a CDS encoding thymidylate synthase: MQQYHELMKHILENGVQKGDRTGTGTVSIFGYQMRFNLQEGFPLVTTKKLHLRSIIHELLWFLQGDTNIRYLKENKVRIWDEWADENGELGPVYGYQWRSWPTPEGEHIDQISQVVEQIKNKPDSRRIIVSAWNVANIEGMALPPCHTLFQFYVAEGKLSCQLYQRSADVFLGVPFNIASYALLTMMMAQVCDLAPGDFVHTFGDAHLYNNHLDQAKLQLARELRPLPQMKINPAVKDIFSFKYEDFTLENYNPHPHIKAEVSV, from the coding sequence ATGCAGCAGTATCATGAGTTGATGAAGCACATCCTTGAAAACGGAGTTCAAAAAGGAGATCGTACGGGTACAGGTACAGTAAGTATTTTTGGGTATCAGATGCGATTTAATTTACAGGAAGGTTTTCCGCTCGTGACTACCAAGAAGCTGCATTTAAGGTCTATCATTCACGAGCTGTTATGGTTTCTACAGGGAGATACCAACATTCGCTACCTTAAAGAAAACAAAGTTAGAATTTGGGATGAATGGGCTGATGAAAATGGAGAGTTAGGCCCGGTTTACGGTTATCAGTGGCGAAGCTGGCCCACCCCAGAAGGTGAGCATATTGATCAAATCAGTCAGGTCGTAGAGCAGATTAAAAATAAGCCTGATTCCAGAAGAATTATCGTTTCCGCCTGGAATGTAGCCAATATTGAAGGGATGGCACTGCCTCCTTGCCATACGCTATTTCAGTTTTATGTAGCAGAAGGAAAATTGTCATGCCAACTTTATCAACGAAGCGCTGATGTTTTCTTAGGAGTGCCATTTAATATTGCATCTTATGCGCTTTTAACCATGATGATGGCTCAGGTATGTGATTTAGCTCCTGGCGACTTTGTGCATACTTTCGGAGATGCGCATTTATACAACAATCATCTCGATCAGGCAAAGCTTCAGTTAGCCAGGGAACTTCGGCCATTGCCACAAATGAAAATCAATCCAGCCGTAAAAGACATATTTTCCTTTAAATATGAAGATTTTACCTTGGAGAATTACAATCCGCATCCACATATTAAAGCAGAAGTATCGGTTTAG
- a CDS encoding response regulator: MQDQKKTVFVVDDDEIFTATIAAFLKRKGYSVKEYYTVEECMLSLEKEQPSLIITDYNFSEQGKSANGFQFYTWATQKYGDIPFIVFSGQDDGGLVLRMVREGVRHYIVKDNNMFDELEESLIELFGEQPD; this comes from the coding sequence ATGCAGGATCAGAAAAAAACTGTATTTGTAGTGGATGATGATGAAATCTTCACCGCTACTATAGCTGCCTTTTTAAAAAGAAAAGGATATAGCGTAAAGGAGTATTATACCGTAGAAGAATGCATGCTCAGTTTAGAAAAAGAGCAACCCTCTTTAATCATTACGGATTACAACTTTTCAGAGCAGGGTAAAAGCGCAAATGGTTTTCAGTTCTACACCTGGGCAACACAAAAATATGGAGATATTCCGTTCATAGTTTTTAGTGGACAGGATGATGGAGGCTTGGTACTTCGTATGGTAAGAGAAGGTGTTCGGCATTATATTGTTAAAGACAATAATATGTTTGACGAACTGGAAGAAAGCCTCATTGAGCTTTTTGGTGAACAACCTGATTAG
- a CDS encoding DUF1987 domain-containing protein, whose protein sequence is MEAKTLKSLSIKGEKSVFYVPDVHFDAETGICKIEGESYLENTWVFFDNLLGWLKQFAETKKPIIFEFRLSYFNTSSSKGILQLLEFLQTYEQDGGEISINWYYPAHDEDLREEAEDFMIDTNLQINLYAI, encoded by the coding sequence ATGGAAGCCAAGACTTTAAAATCGCTTTCTATTAAAGGAGAGAAAAGTGTTTTTTATGTACCTGATGTGCATTTTGACGCAGAAACAGGTATTTGCAAAATTGAAGGAGAGTCCTATCTGGAAAACACCTGGGTTTTCTTTGATAATTTATTAGGGTGGCTTAAGCAGTTTGCAGAAACTAAAAAGCCAATCATATTTGAGTTTAGATTATCCTACTTCAATACAAGCTCTTCTAAAGGGATACTTCAGTTGTTAGAATTTCTTCAAACGTATGAACAGGATGGAGGAGAAATTAGTATTAACTGGTACTACCCCGCTCATGATGAGGATTTGAGAGAAGAAGCTGAAGATTTTATGATCGATACTAATTTACAGATCAACCTATACGCTATTTAA
- a CDS encoding SiaB family protein kinase — protein MQVIHPFEKLYIKQTPNSLVSYKGPITPEVIVKIVEQLRAGLPKLGRLSKRIAAIAIELAQNMQNYSLELVQYGNRPERVGWFQVEDKSKYLEINCGNALNKKEVAELVALCKTISELDKEGLRGFKRQRRRMRLVQQTDGAGIGLIQVAILSGSSPKVEVVDITDDVAWIIFKINIEK, from the coding sequence ATGCAGGTTATTCATCCATTTGAAAAACTCTACATCAAGCAGACTCCAAACAGTCTGGTCTCTTATAAAGGGCCTATTACCCCAGAGGTAATAGTTAAAATAGTAGAGCAACTACGTGCTGGGCTGCCTAAACTGGGGCGTCTGAGTAAGAGAATTGCAGCTATAGCTATAGAGCTAGCGCAGAATATGCAAAACTATTCCTTGGAGCTGGTTCAATATGGAAATAGGCCAGAGCGAGTAGGTTGGTTTCAGGTAGAAGACAAATCGAAATATCTGGAAATCAACTGCGGGAATGCACTTAACAAAAAGGAAGTAGCCGAACTTGTTGCCCTTTGCAAAACTATAAGTGAGCTGGATAAAGAAGGCTTAAGAGGTTTTAAAAGGCAAAGAAGACGCATGAGACTGGTTCAACAAACAGATGGAGCAGGAATAGGCCTGATACAGGTTGCTATCCTTTCTGGTAGCTCTCCAAAAGTTGAAGTTGTAGACATTACTGATGATGTTGCCTGGATAATATTTAAAATAAACATTGAGAAGTAG
- a CDS encoding SpoIIE family protein phosphatase, with the protein MIKRQFHIAKSSLVVCVLISIFILVTTKESQAQLSSDTSTFQLNLDKFSADDSILAGEKYLNEARKAFGSGEKQLALSYAIAALLKVEASNHTPVKASVYKVLAGIYEADKIYEQALFYERQLEKLLLTNPSNTHILAQLRLQMCAKYLILGNLDQAKFYGEKARHAFKQHNSTDLLQEVDEVLLKIAQEKEDYEQAFSYARQLEASYAAQLKYGHQIAALNNLGFLFLRTGDKRKAVEQFKKATDLGVNISDKPTVLLINLGLAYSKLENDKLALHYYEQALEEARHENDEVKVAEILNYKASHFFLSGRQNDALVQALTASQLALEKRAWKTLLDSYHLLQLIYLKEKKDSKAKEYKSKYDEIIALLAADTEKNLKERADQYQLALANEEQIKAYWSEKEQNALSQERKETRLKLQEQELSILKKEKELQKLALSKQILESNNAKQALALTREKLHAEQQKRRLEELSKEKELQALRLNRQKLEQEKQRQTIALLETDRKLKEERLTQEAKLRKYGYAMLALCMLIIVVIAFSFFQKNRDNKVLQQQKDEILKKNALLHQNEQKLKTQMHYLEQARKMMAEQKEQLEFVHNRVQESIAYAKQIQESILPDHEYLKQLYPDSYLIFMPKDVISGDFYWLSHHGNYQVIIVADCTGHGVPGGLITLVGHSLLTEALQIHKMSEPSEILSFLHEKLRQRFRYHESSRLHGMDLGICIVRKVGNEHNISYAGAKNTLWYVKEGKLEKLKGNRFSLGSSKRQANFDTYTLKLSTGDKIYISSDGFIDQPNQDRRRFGSAKFAECLQEWHHLPMEQQKKMLMNTYAEHTEYTEQRDDISLIGVCFN; encoded by the coding sequence GTGATAAAAAGACAATTCCATATCGCCAAATCATCTTTAGTAGTATGTGTATTAATAAGCATATTTATACTTGTTACCACTAAAGAAAGTCAGGCACAGTTATCATCTGACACGTCTACTTTTCAACTCAATTTAGATAAATTCAGTGCCGATGACTCTATCTTGGCGGGAGAAAAATATTTAAACGAAGCGCGCAAAGCTTTTGGTAGTGGCGAAAAGCAATTGGCATTATCTTATGCTATTGCTGCTTTGCTAAAAGTGGAAGCTAGCAATCATACCCCTGTAAAAGCTTCTGTTTATAAGGTACTTGCAGGGATATACGAGGCTGATAAAATATATGAGCAAGCACTTTTTTATGAAAGACAGCTTGAAAAACTACTGCTTACTAACCCTTCCAATACGCATATTCTGGCACAGCTTAGGTTGCAGATGTGCGCTAAGTATTTAATACTAGGCAATCTGGATCAGGCTAAATTCTACGGTGAAAAAGCCCGGCATGCTTTCAAACAACATAATTCTACGGATCTGTTGCAGGAGGTAGACGAAGTTTTATTAAAAATAGCTCAGGAGAAAGAAGATTATGAGCAAGCTTTTAGTTACGCCAGACAATTAGAAGCTTCATATGCTGCACAACTAAAGTATGGGCACCAAATCGCTGCTTTGAACAACTTGGGGTTCCTTTTTTTACGAACTGGAGATAAAAGAAAAGCAGTTGAGCAATTTAAAAAAGCTACTGATCTAGGTGTAAATATTTCTGATAAGCCTACTGTATTGTTAATCAATCTTGGTCTGGCATATAGCAAGCTTGAGAACGATAAATTAGCCCTACATTACTATGAGCAAGCTTTAGAAGAAGCTCGACATGAAAATGATGAAGTAAAGGTTGCTGAAATACTAAATTATAAAGCATCTCATTTCTTTTTAAGTGGCAGGCAAAATGATGCCCTCGTACAGGCATTAACGGCAAGCCAGCTAGCGCTGGAGAAGAGAGCGTGGAAGACCTTGTTAGATAGTTATCACCTGCTTCAACTGATTTATCTTAAAGAGAAAAAGGATAGTAAAGCAAAGGAGTATAAAAGTAAATATGATGAGATAATTGCTTTGCTAGCTGCAGACACTGAAAAAAATCTTAAAGAGAGAGCAGATCAATATCAGCTAGCATTAGCTAATGAAGAACAAATTAAAGCCTACTGGAGCGAAAAAGAGCAAAATGCGCTAAGCCAGGAACGTAAAGAAACAAGGCTTAAGCTACAGGAACAGGAGCTTTCTATACTGAAAAAAGAGAAAGAGTTACAGAAGTTGGCTCTTTCCAAACAAATTCTGGAAAGTAATAATGCAAAGCAGGCACTTGCCTTAACTAGAGAAAAGCTACATGCAGAGCAGCAGAAAAGAAGGCTGGAAGAGTTGTCCAAAGAGAAAGAGCTTCAGGCGTTAAGGCTTAATCGCCAAAAACTGGAGCAGGAAAAGCAAAGGCAGACGATTGCGCTCTTAGAAACGGACCGAAAACTCAAGGAAGAACGCCTGACTCAGGAAGCTAAATTAAGAAAGTATGGCTACGCTATGCTTGCGCTTTGCATGCTAATTATCGTAGTGATTGCATTCAGCTTTTTTCAAAAAAACCGTGACAATAAAGTACTACAGCAACAGAAAGATGAAATCTTAAAGAAAAATGCTTTGCTACATCAAAATGAGCAAAAGCTTAAAACCCAGATGCACTATCTGGAGCAGGCTCGTAAAATGATGGCAGAGCAGAAGGAACAGCTGGAGTTTGTGCACAATCGTGTACAGGAAAGTATTGCGTATGCCAAGCAAATTCAGGAGTCTATATTGCCCGATCATGAATATCTAAAGCAGCTTTACCCAGATAGCTACCTCATCTTTATGCCTAAGGATGTGATATCAGGAGATTTTTACTGGCTATCCCATCATGGAAACTATCAGGTAATTATAGTTGCGGACTGTACAGGGCATGGTGTGCCGGGTGGACTTATCACCTTAGTTGGTCACAGTTTACTCACAGAAGCACTTCAGATACATAAGATGAGTGAACCAAGTGAGATTTTGTCATTTCTACACGAAAAGTTACGCCAACGTTTTCGCTACCATGAGTCCTCTCGTCTTCACGGCATGGATCTTGGAATTTGTATTGTGCGAAAAGTAGGTAATGAGCATAATATATCTTATGCCGGAGCAAAAAACACACTTTGGTATGTGAAAGAAGGCAAGCTTGAAAAACTTAAAGGCAATCGCTTTTCTCTTGGCTCTTCAAAAAGGCAGGCAAACTTTGACACCTACACATTAAAGCTATCAACTGGCGACAAAATATATATCAGCTCCGATGGCTTTATAGATCAGCCTAACCAGGACAGGAGGCGTTTTGGATCAGCAAAATTTGCAGAATGTTTACAGGAGTGGCACCATCTGCCAATGGAACAACAAAAGAAAATGCTCATGAATACTTATGCTGAACACACTGAATATACTGAGCAAAGAGACGATATCAGTTTAATTGGGGTATGTTTTAATTAA